The sequence TCCGGCCGTACGGGTACATGGCCCAGCTCGCCCGCGAAGCCCCGGGTGCCGCGCAGCAGCCCGCCGTCCACGACGACCGCGGCGCCGATGCCGATCTCGGCCGACACATGCAGGAAGTCACGCGGGGTGTCCGCGCCCAGCCAAAGCTCCGCGAGAGCACCGAAGTTGGCCTCGTTGTCCACGGTCAGCGGCCACTCGCCAGGCAGCAGGGCGCCGATGTCGGTGCCGTGCCAGTCGAGGTTCGGGGCGCGTACGACCGTACGGCCGTCCCGGGCCACCAGCCCGGGTACGGCGAGCGCGAGTCCGGCGGGCCACAGTTCCTCCCGCTGCGCCTCCGCGGCGACACGGCGCACGAGTTCCGTCAGCTCCGCCGCCACCACCTCGGGGACGCGGCCCCGGTTGGTCCCGCGCCGTACGGTCCGGGCACGGACCGAGCCGCGCAGGTCGACCGCGCACACCGCGAGGTGGTCCACACCTATCTCGGCCCCGATCCCAGCGGGTCCACGGCCGCTCACCGCGAGGGCCGACCCCGGCCGGCCCACCCGGCCCGGCCGCTGCGGGCCCAGCTCCTCCAGCAGCCCCCAGCGGATCAGCTCGTCCACCAGCGTCGACACGGCCGCCCGCGTCAGCCCGATGCGCGAGGCGACCGCGGCCCGCGACAACGAGCCCTCGGCGCTGACGGCGTGCATCACGCGGGCCAGGTTGCGCCGGCGCATGCCCTGCTGGGTGTCCGGCAGGGCGCGCCCGGCGCCCGGCGGGCGGGCCTCGTGCAGCGGTGCAGTCATGCCTGCGTCAATCCTCGGTGTCCGCCGCCCGGCATCACGCGTGCGGCCTGGTGTCCGTCCCCCGCTCCAGCAGCGGGGCCGCGTCGGAGAGTACCCCGGTGATCCGCTCCAGCGTCGCCTCGTCCCGTTCCACCGCCTCCAGCACCGGGCCCGCCGCGGTGTGCCAGCGGCGCGCCACCGCGGCCGGATCCTCGCCGGTGAGCAGGCCGGCGGCCTGCGCCGCGGCCCCGAGAGCGACCAGCTCCCTGGCTTCGGGTACCTGGACCGGCCGCCCCGACAGGCGCCGTACCGTCTGCTGCCAGGCCGTGCCGCGGGCTCCGCCGCCGATCAGCAGCAGCGGGGTGCTGCGGTCCGCGTCCTCGTCCAGGACCAGGTCGAGGGCGCCGAGCAGCGCGTGCACGGCGCCGTCGTACGCGGCCTGGAGCACCTGGCCCCCGGTCGTGTCGTGGCGCAGGCCGTGCAGCAGCCCGGAGGCGTGCGGCAGGTTCGGGGTGCGCTCACCGTCCAGGTACGGCAGGAGGATCGCGGAGCCGCCGGGCTCGACGGCCTCCCGGTCCAGGCCCAGCAGTGCCGCGACGCGGTCCACGGCGAGCGTGCAGTTCAGGGTGCAGGCCAGCGGCAGCCAGTCCCCGTGCGCGTCGGCGAAGCCCGCCACCGTGCCGGTCGGATCGGCAGGGCGGCGCCGGGAGACGGCGTACACCGTGCCGGACGTGCCGAGGCTGAGCACCGGGCTGCCCGGCCGCAGGCCGAGACCCAGTGCCGCCGCGGCGTTGTCACCGGTCCCCGGGGCGACCAGCGTGCCCTTGGAGAACGGCAGGTCATGGCTGTCGCGTACAGTGCCGGCCACCTCGCCCGGCCGCACCACCCGGGGCAGCAGCGCCGGGTCGAGGCCCACGTGCGCGAGGGTCTCCTCGTCGTAGGCCTCCGTCCCGGAAGCCCACCAGCCGGTGCCCGAGGCGTCGCCGCGGTCGGTCGTGCCCTGCCCGGTCAGGCGCTCGGTGAGGTAGTCGTGGGGGAGCCGCACCGCCTTCGTCGCGCGGACCGCCTCCGGCTCGTGTTCGGCCAGCCACGCCCACTTCGTGACGGTGAACGACGCCCCGGGCACGCTGCCGGTGCGCTCCGCCCAGGCCTTCGGCCCGCCCAGTTCCTCCACCAGCCGGCGGGCCTGCGGCGCCGAGCGGACGTCGTTCCACAACAGCGCGGGCCGCACCGGCTCGCCCCGCTCGTCCAGGGTGACCAGGCCGTGCTGCTGGCCGCCGATCGACACCGCCGCCGCCTCGTGCGCGGCTTCACCGCACTGGCTGAGCGCCTCGCACAGCGCGTCCCACCACTGACGCGGATCACTCTCCCGGCCCGCGCCCGAGGAGACGGTGTGCGGCGCCTGGCCGCTCGCCACCACCTGCCCGGTCGACGCGTCGACCACCAGCGCCTTCGTGGACTGGGTGGATGTGTCCACGCCGACGACGAGCGGACCCTCGGCTGCTGACATCGGGCTCTCCTCTTCCGCGGCTGTGCGGTATCTGCATCTTGTCTCTTCCCAGAGCTGCGTGGGCATACTAATTTGTAAACGGCCATGACGAAATAGTCGTACGCAGCAAGGAGCCGCGCCATGAGCTACCAGCCCACCCCCGAGGACAGGTTCACCTTCGGCCTGTGGACCGTCGGCTGGCAGGGAAGGGACCCGTTCGGCGATGCCACCCGCCGCGCCCTCGACCCGGTCGAGACGGTGCAGCGCCTGGCCGAACTGGGTGCCTACGGGGTGACCTTCCACGACGACGACCTGATCCCCTTCGGTGCCTCGGACACCGAGCGCGAGTCGCACATCAAGCGGTTCCGGCAGGCCCTGGACGCGACCGGTATGACCGTCCCGATGGCCACCACGAACCTCTTCACACACCCCGTCTTCAAGGACGGCGCGTTCACCGCCAACGACCGCGACGTGCGCCGTTACGCCCTGCGCAAGACCATCCGCAACATCGACCTGGCGGTCGAGCTGGGCGCGAAGACCTACGTCGCCTGGGGCGGGCGCGAGGGTGCCGAGTCCGGTGCCGCCAAGGACGTGCGTGCGGCCCTGGACCGGATGAAGGAGGCCTTCGACCTGCTCGGCGAGTACGTCACCGCGCAGGGCTACGACCTCCGCTTCGCCATCGAGCCCAAGCCGAACGAGCCCCGCGGCGACATCCTGCTGCCCACCGTCGGCCACGCGCTGGCCTTCATCGAGCGCCTGGAACGCCCCGAGCTGTACGGCGTCAACCCGGAGGTCGGGCACGAGCAGATGGCCGGCCTGAACTTCCCGCACGGCATCGCGCAGGCCCTGTGGGCGGGCAAGCTCTTCCACATCGACCTCAACGGTCAGTCCGGCATCAAGTACGACCAGGACCTGCGATTCGGCGCGGGCGACCTGCGGGCGGCCTTCTGGCTGGTCGACCTGCTGGAGAGCGCCGGCTACACGGGGCCCCGGCACTTCGACTTCAAGCCGCCGCGGACCGAGGACCTCGACGGCGTGTGGGCGTCGGCTGCCGGCTGCATGCGCAACTACCTGATCCTGAAGGAGCGTTCGGCCGCCTTCCGGGCCGACCCGGAGGTCCAGGAGGCGCTGCGTGCCTCGCGGCTGGACCAGCTGGCGCAGCCGACCGCGGCCGACGGCCTGCAGGCCCTGCTCGCCGACCGCTCGGCCTTCGAGGACTTCGACGTGGAAGAGGCAGCCGTACGCGGTATGGCGTTCGAGCAGCTCGACCAGCTGGCGATGGACCACCTGCTCGGGGCGCGTGGCTGAAAAGCCGCACACGCGCGTGCACGTATCAGTGCATGAGGCACGCCTTTCAGCAGGGCACGAGAAAGGGCCGGGGAGCGGCCGGAACACGAGTCGCTCCCCGGCCCTCGGCAACGCGCGGGACACTCTCGGCCCGGCAGCCGGCCGGAACCCTCGGGGAGCCGGATCCGGGCCGGATGGTGACGGTACGTCAAGGAGCGTTGCCAGCCGTCCCTTCCGTGCCGCGCCGTGCCACGGCCAGCGCGACCGCCGGATCGTGGTCCGGGCCGCCTGCCGGAATCCAGCGGCCGCCCTTGTGCCGATACGGCCACCAGCGGCCGTCGGGGGCCAGACGCAGCTGAACCCCTTCATCGGGGACGGTCCACCGGTTGCCGCTCCAGCGGAAGGGCGGCTCCTCCTCCGCCTCCCAGGCCGATCCGAGCGCCACGCGCGCGCGTGCGAGCGCCGCGCCTTCCACCGGCCACTCCTCGTCGAGCACGGCCAGGCCCACCGCCCCTCCGGCCTGCCAGGCCCGGACGGCGGCAGCCAAGCCCTCGCGTCCGCGTCCCGACCCGTCGGCGAGCCGTTCGGCGACGGCGTGGGCAGGCTCTCCGCAGGCAAGCCGTACGGCGTCCTGCGCGGCCGTCGCACCGGTGGGATTCCGCATGTCCCCGCGGAGTATCTCTGCCAGCAGTCGGTACGCCTCCACAGCGGTGCGACCCGCCAGATGCCCGAGCGCCACAGGGTCGACCTGGGGCGCAGCCGTCCCGGCGTCGAGGGACGGTGCTGTACCGGGTGCCTGAGGGAGTCCGGGAAGCTCGGGCAGCGGGGGCAGGATGTCCCCGGCCGCCCACGCCTCCGCCGCGTCCACGCCCTCGGGCTCCGCTCCGGGAGCGGCCGGTTCTGCCCGGGGAGCGGTCCCGCGTCCCTGAAGCTCCGCCAGGAACACCTCCCTCTCCCGCCCGCGCAACAGCAGGAGCAGAAACGGATCCTCGTCCAGCACGCGCGCCATCTGGTGGCACAGCGCGGCGGTGTGCCCACAGTGGTCCCAGGCCCCGCAGTCGCACGCGGGCTCCAGATCGCCGAGGCCCGGCAACAGCTCGATCCCGCTCACCGCGGCGTCCTCGATCAGGTGCGGCGGCAGCTCCCGGTCGAGCAGGGCGGCCAGATGCCCGGCCTGCTCCACGGCCACGCCCAGGAACCGCTCCCACTCGCGACCGGACAGCTCAGGCACCAGGACATCGGCCCGGTGGGCCGCACCACCCGGCTCCCGGACGACGGCGGTCACCCGGCCCGGCCGTACGGTCATCGCGCCCACCGCGCCCGCGCGCGCGAGCCGGCGTCCCGCGGTGACCGCCGCGCCGTCCAGGGCCGCGTCCTCCAGGGCCCGCAGGGTCCGACTTGCGCCGCCGCAGCAGGAACGGCCGTACGAGCTTCGACAGGCGTCCCGCGGCCGCCGGATCGAGGCCGCCTTCGACCGGCTGCGCGTACCGCGCGCGGAAGGCACCGAGGCGGCCGAGCAGGCCGGGTGTCGTCCAGTCGAGGATCGCCCACAGTTCCGTGAGGTTGTTCTCCACCGGAGTGCCGGTGAGCGCCACGCGTGCGCGTGCTTCGAGGGAGCGCAGCGCCCGCGCGGTCGCCGCGTAGGGATTCTTCACGTGCTGGGCCTCGTCGGCGACGAGCAGACCCCAGGGCACCTCGGCGAGCCGTTCGGCGTCCAGGCGCATCGTGCCGTATGTCGTCAGCACGAACTCCCCGGCTGCCACGGAGCCGAGATCGCGCCCGGGCCCGTGGAACCTGCGCACCGGCACACCGGGGGCGAACCGCTCGATCTCGCGCTGCCAGTTGCCGAGCAGGGAGGCCGGGCAGACGACCAGGGTGGGACCGGCTGCCGAGCCGTCCGTCTGCCGGTGCAGATGCAGTGCGATCAGCGTGACCGTCTTGCCGAGGCCCATGTCGTCGGCCAGACAGCAGCCCAGGCCGAAGGACGTCGTGCGGACCAGCCAGTCGAGGCCGCGCAGCTGGTAGTCCCGCAACGTGGCGGCCAGGCCCGGCGGCGGTCCGACGACGGGAGTGGGCCCGGTGTCCGTGAGCCCCTCCCGGAGCCGGTCCAGCCAGCCCGCCGAGCGCACCCCGACCGTCCGGCCGTCGACCTCCGCCGAGCCGGTCAGGGCCGCTGCCAGCGCCTCGACGGGACTGAGGGAGCGGTCCTGCCGGGACCGGGCGCTGTGGGCCTGCCGCGGGTCGACCAGGGCCCACCCGTCCTGCAGCCGCACCAGAGGGCGCTTGGCCTCCGCGAGCCGGTCCAGCTCCGACCGGGACAGTTCCCGTCCCTCCAGCGTGAATCCCCAGGAGAGCACGACCGCGCTGTCCGCCGAGAGGAACGCCGGGGGAGGCAGGGCATGCGCCGTGGCGACCGTGCCGTCGTCCGGTGGGCCGACGGTCGCGTACAGGCCGAGGTCACGCGACATCCCTTTCGGCCAGTGCACATCGACTCCCACCGCCGCCAGTGCCCGGGCACCCTCGCCCAGCAACTCGGCGATCTCGTCGTCGGCCAGATCCACGGCGTCCGGCACGGCGGCGGAAAGCAGAGGTGCCAACGGCGGCCAGGCGCGGGCCGCGCGGCGCAGCGCCAGCAGCGCGTCCGCACGCGCGCGTGGGCCGAACGTCTCGTGCGTGCGTCCGGCGGCCGCCCACAGGGCCACGGCGTCCAGGACGTCCGGCGCACCGCCCGGACCGTGCACTTGCAGCACGGCGCGGAACCGGACGCGGCCGTCGTCCTGCTGTGCGAGGTCGTCGAGACCGGGGATCTCCACACGCAGTGACAGCCGCACGCCCGCTTCGTGGCCTGCGGCGATGTCGTCGGCCCAGGCCCGCAGCCCGGGCAACCGCCGCGGATCGGGCGCCGCATAGGCGGGGCCGCCGGTCACCAACGGGGCCGCGGGAGAGCGCGGGAGGACGTCGGCGAGCGCGTCCAGGAAGGCGCGCAGCAGCCGGTCCGGGTCCGGCAGCCGGGTTGCTTGCTCGGCCGTGAGTGGCACCGCGTGGGCCTCTGGAGGCATGGCGGCGGCGAGTTCGCGGATCAGCTCCGTGTCCCGCGCGGACAGCAGGCCCACCCGCCAGGCGTCGTGATCGTCCGGCGAGAGTCCCGGCAGAAGCAGCCCACGCGCCAGGAAGTGCAGGGCCAGTTCGCAGGCAGCGTCCCAGAAGCAGGCCGAGCGGTGCCCGTCCGGCCGCGCACGCGCGCGCGTGAGCAGCGGCAGGGCGGTGCGCACGGGCATCAGGAGCGCGGGCGTACGGATCTGTTCGACGCCGCCGTCCGCGGCGGGGAGCACGAGGTCCAGCTCTCCCGGAGTGCCGCCGGGGACGGCGGGAGGGGCCGCACCGTCCCATCGCCAGAAGGCGAACCGGCCCGTGCGAGCCGGTTCGGAAGGAAGGAACACGATGCAGCAGCGGGCCAGTTCGGACAGCTCGGGGGGTGGTGCCGTCATGGTGGTCTGCACAGCTCCTCCGCACTCCTCAAATTTGACTACTCGACAGAGTGGCCGAGGGTACAGCACGCCGAGGGCGAGTCCGCCGTGTCGAAGGCGTGATCAGGACTGCTTCACAAGCTGTTCGACCCATGGCCGGTGTTCATGGTGTGCAGACGGCCGCGCGGGTACGACTGCCGGACCCTGTGGCGGGGCGAGAAGGTACGTGACAGACGCGTTCACATTGCAGCGCGCAGCAGGCCGACAATGTGCTTCAGGCGGAGCGATACTGCGAGCAGGGCCCGGGACCATTAGGGGGCGGGTCTCGGGGATGACTCAGGGTCGGGGCCCGGAACCGCGGGAAGCGTGGGGCCGTTTTCTGAGCAGAGAGCGGCAGTGGCCGCGAAGGAGGCGACGCTCATGTCCAAGAACGCGAAGATCGCCGCAGGGGGCGTGGCGGTCGGGCTCATCCTGCTGATCTGGCTGCCCTGGTGGGTGGCGTTCCTGATCGTGGTCGGGGTCCCGGCGGCGGCGTATCTGGCGCTGGACCCCTCGCAGCGGCGCAGGCTCCGCAGGGTGACCCGCAAGGAACTCGGCCGCTGAGGCGAACGCGAGCGGCTGGGGGCGTCCGGTTGCCGGACGGGCGGCAGACGCTCGTCCGGGCCCCGCAGGGCCCCTCCCCGGCCCTGCGGAGCCGCGTTGTCGGCTGAGCGCGTCTTCCGGGCCGGGGGCTCGGGGCGGAGGGCTGCCAGGTCCTCAGGCGGGCCGTACGGCCATCTTGTCGAGCGCCTCCAGAAGGCCCGGCAGTTCGGGACCCCGGCCCACCGGAAGGACCTCGCCGGGCGTCTCGTCCAGGAGCACGAACGCGATGTCGTCGGTGCGCGCCACGATCGACCAGCCGGGACCGTCGGCACGCAGCGTACGGGCCTCACCCGTGGCGAACGACGAGCGCACCCGGCCGAGCGGCGGCGGTGAGTCGACATAGGCCCGCGCCTCTGCGAGGACCCGACGGACACCGCGGTGGCCGCTGGGCGGCACCCTTTCGCCCTCCGGCACGGACGTGGGGGCCTCCTCTCCCGGCGACGAGGGTTCCGTGGCGGTTGCCGACTCGCCCGGCACGGAGAATTCCGCGTCGTTGATCTGCTCACGCCACGCCGTCCACTGCAGCGCTATCTCGTCGGCACCGAGGCGTCTCTGCGCCGGCCCCCAGACACTGGTGTCCGGAGGGCTCAGCGGTGGCCCCTCCGTCACCTCGGGGGCAGGGTCGTGCGGAGCGGGCACACCGGGGGCCGCGACGGCGACCGCCAGGGGCCAGCCCGGCAGGGCAGCC comes from Streptomyces sp. FXJ1.172 and encodes:
- a CDS encoding SWF or SNF family helicase, whose protein sequence is MPSARGTRSRSKAASIRRPRDACRSSYGRSCCGGASRTLRALEDAALDGAAVTAGRRLARAGAVGAMTVRPGRVTAVVREPGGAAHRADVLVPELSGREWERFLGVAVEQAGHLAALLDRELPPHLIEDAAVSGIELLPGLGDLEPACDCGAWDHCGHTAALCHQMARVLDEDPFLLLLLRGREREVFLAELQGRGTAPRAEPAAPGAEPEGVDAAEAWAAGDILPPLPELPGLPQAPGTAPSLDAGTAAPQVDPVALGHLAGRTAVEAYRLLAEILRGDMRNPTGATAAQDAVRLACGEPAHAVAERLADGSGRGREGLAAAVRAWQAGGAVGLAVLDEEWPVEGAALARARVALGSAWEAEEEPPFRWSGNRWTVPDEGVQLRLAPDGRWWPYRHKGGRWIPAGGPDHDPAVALAVARRGTEGTAGNAP
- the xylA gene encoding xylose isomerase, with translation MSYQPTPEDRFTFGLWTVGWQGRDPFGDATRRALDPVETVQRLAELGAYGVTFHDDDLIPFGASDTERESHIKRFRQALDATGMTVPMATTNLFTHPVFKDGAFTANDRDVRRYALRKTIRNIDLAVELGAKTYVAWGGREGAESGAAKDVRAALDRMKEAFDLLGEYVTAQGYDLRFAIEPKPNEPRGDILLPTVGHALAFIERLERPELYGVNPEVGHEQMAGLNFPHGIAQALWAGKLFHIDLNGQSGIKYDQDLRFGAGDLRAAFWLVDLLESAGYTGPRHFDFKPPRTEDLDGVWASAAGCMRNYLILKERSAAFRADPEVQEALRASRLDQLAQPTAADGLQALLADRSAFEDFDVEEAAVRGMAFEQLDQLAMDHLLGARG
- a CDS encoding ROK family transcriptional regulator: MTAPLHEARPPGAGRALPDTQQGMRRRNLARVMHAVSAEGSLSRAAVASRIGLTRAAVSTLVDELIRWGLLEELGPQRPGRVGRPGSALAVSGRGPAGIGAEIGVDHLAVCAVDLRGSVRARTVRRGTNRGRVPEVVAAELTELVRRVAAEAQREELWPAGLALAVPGLVARDGRTVVRAPNLDWHGTDIGALLPGEWPLTVDNEANFGALAELWLGADTPRDFLHVSAEIGIGAAVVVDGGLLRGTRGFAGELGHVPVRPDGPPCPCGGRGCLEQYAGEEAVLRAAGLEPREDRVGLLAGRAEEGDESVRAALRDAGAALGIALTGAVNLLDPETVVLGGALAALSPWLLPPLETELRSRTAGPPCPVSVSRLGPEGPLLGAAHSVVRSVLDDPAVVAERS
- the xylB gene encoding xylulokinase → MSAAEGPLVVGVDTSTQSTKALVVDASTGQVVASGQAPHTVSSGAGRESDPRQWWDALCEALSQCGEAAHEAAAVSIGGQQHGLVTLDERGEPVRPALLWNDVRSAPQARRLVEELGGPKAWAERTGSVPGASFTVTKWAWLAEHEPEAVRATKAVRLPHDYLTERLTGQGTTDRGDASGTGWWASGTEAYDEETLAHVGLDPALLPRVVRPGEVAGTVRDSHDLPFSKGTLVAPGTGDNAAAALGLGLRPGSPVLSLGTSGTVYAVSRRRPADPTGTVAGFADAHGDWLPLACTLNCTLAVDRVAALLGLDREAVEPGGSAILLPYLDGERTPNLPHASGLLHGLRHDTTGGQVLQAAYDGAVHALLGALDLVLDEDADRSTPLLLIGGGARGTAWQQTVRRLSGRPVQVPEARELVALGAAAQAAGLLTGEDPAAVARRWHTAAGPVLEAVERDEATLERITGVLSDAAPLLERGTDTRPHA